A part of Abyssisolibacter fermentans genomic DNA contains:
- a CDS encoding metallophosphoesterase, whose product MKIVVVSDTHGMVGNVIKLINKLDDIDLIIHLGDNLKDAIEIENKLGVECIFVKGNCDMFSCAKAGEEKILEIEGRKLLLTHGHKYNVKYGLDRLYCKVKELEVDIVLFGHSHISVNEQYDNILFLNPGSATYPKGGTKQSVALLTIDNNEINSSILNLHDYI is encoded by the coding sequence ATGAAAATTGTTGTGGTGAGTGATACTCACGGAATGGTTGGGAATGTTATAAAACTAATAAATAAACTTGATGATATAGATTTAATAATACATCTTGGGGATAATCTAAAAGATGCTATAGAAATAGAAAACAAGTTAGGTGTAGAATGTATTTTTGTAAAAGGAAACTGTGATATGTTTAGCTGCGCAAAGGCGGGAGAAGAAAAAATACTTGAAATTGAGGGAAGAAAATTATTATTAACACATGGACATAAATACAATGTGAAATATGGACTCGATAGATTATATTGCAAAGTTAAAGAATTGGAAGTAGATATAGTGTTATTTGGACATTCGCATATATCTGTAAATGAACAATATGATAACATATTGTTTTTGAATCCAGGGAGTGCTACATATCCTAAGGGTGGTACAAAACAAAGTGTGGCATTATTAACCATAGATAATAATGAAATAAATAGTTCTATATTAAATTTACATGATTATATTTAA
- the orr gene encoding ornithine racemase Orr codes for MKYPLVEINLSKLKHNAETIKKMCSKQGISIAGVTKGFCGNKYLAQAMIEGGIEVLADSRIENLEKIKDFDVMKLLLRIPMKSIANKVVELTDVSLNSEIETIKELSNQAIKQNKIHNIILMIDLGDLREGIFDENEIYDDIDIILKLEGINLLGIGTNLSCFGGVIPTAENLNRLIEIKKKIEDKFKIKLEILSGGNSTSFQLVMDGKMPREINHLRLGTVILVGHDEVFDRWIKNTYNDVFRLKVEIVEVKNKPSVPIGEIGLDSFGNKPFFKDRGIRKKAICAIGRQDTDIEWMQPDDKGILVLGASSDHLILDITDAKDDLKVGDEVSFILDYVALLNAMTSEYVYKKFIQ; via the coding sequence ATGAAATATCCTTTAGTTGAAATAAATTTGTCGAAATTAAAACACAATGCAGAGACAATAAAAAAAATGTGTAGCAAGCAAGGCATAAGTATAGCTGGAGTTACTAAAGGATTTTGTGGCAATAAATACTTAGCTCAAGCTATGATAGAAGGAGGAATTGAAGTTCTAGCTGATTCTAGAATAGAAAATCTTGAAAAAATAAAAGATTTTGATGTTATGAAGCTGTTGTTGAGAATACCTATGAAAAGTATAGCAAATAAGGTAGTTGAATTAACAGATGTATCTCTAAATTCTGAAATAGAGACAATAAAGGAGCTGTCTAATCAAGCAATAAAACAAAATAAAATTCATAATATAATTTTGATGATAGATTTAGGAGATTTAAGAGAAGGCATTTTTGATGAAAATGAAATATATGACGATATTGATATAATATTAAAATTAGAAGGTATTAATCTTTTAGGTATAGGTACTAACCTTTCTTGTTTTGGGGGAGTGATACCAACAGCTGAAAATCTAAATAGACTTATAGAAATAAAAAAGAAAATTGAAGATAAATTTAAAATTAAATTAGAAATATTATCAGGAGGAAATTCAACAAGCTTTCAATTGGTGATGGATGGGAAAATGCCACGAGAAATAAACCACTTAAGACTAGGTACAGTTATATTGGTAGGGCATGATGAGGTTTTTGACAGGTGGATAAAAAATACTTACAATGATGTGTTTAGATTAAAGGTTGAAATAGTAGAAGTGAAGAACAAACCTTCAGTTCCTATAGGAGAAATCGGCTTAGATTCTTTTGGAAATAAACCATTTTTTAAAGATAGAGGTATAAGAAAAAAAGCTATATGTGCTATAGGAAGACAAGATACAGATATTGAATGGATGCAACCTGATGACAAAGGTATATTAGTACTTGGAGCAAGTAGTGACCATCTAATACTCGATATAACAGATGCTAAAGATGATTTAAAGGTAGGAGACGAAGTAAGCTTTATATTGGATTATGTAGCACTATTAAATGCTATGACATCAGAATATGTGTATAAGAAATTCATACAGTAA
- a CDS encoding XTP/dITP diphosphatase, producing MKKLIVSSGNQHKIKEIKDILKELPIEVISKNEIGFEEFEVIEDGETLKENAIKKAVELSKKVSGLVVADDTGLFVDALNGEPGVYSSRYAGENVTYEDNNNKLLKELLSVPDSKRTAKFVTVMALAQQGKVVQTIKGECNGKIAMQRFGEAGFGYDPLFIVDEYNKTFAELGDEIKNEISHRANALKKLREELEVLLEEI from the coding sequence TTTCAAGTGGTAATCAGCATAAAATAAAAGAAATTAAAGATATTTTAAAAGAACTTCCGATAGAAGTAATATCAAAAAATGAGATTGGGTTTGAGGAATTCGAAGTAATAGAAGATGGTGAAACACTTAAAGAAAATGCTATAAAAAAAGCTGTGGAATTATCTAAAAAAGTTAGTGGATTAGTAGTAGCTGACGATACAGGTTTATTTGTTGATGCATTAAATGGAGAGCCGGGGGTATATTCATCACGTTATGCAGGAGAGAATGTAACATATGAAGATAACAATAATAAATTGCTAAAAGAGCTATTAAGTGTGCCTGATAGCAAAAGAACTGCAAAATTCGTAACAGTTATGGCTCTAGCACAGCAAGGCAAAGTGGTACAAACTATAAAAGGAGAATGTAATGGTAAAATAGCCATGCAGAGATTTGGAGAAGCAGGTTTTGGATATGATCCACTATTTATCGTTGATGAATACAATAAGACCTTTGCAGAACTTGGCGATGAAATAAAGAACGAGATAAGCCATAGAGCAAATGCGCTTAAAAAACTTAGAGAAGAATTAGAGGTATTGTTGGAGGAAATATAG
- the ppdK gene encoding pyruvate, phosphate dikinase encodes MTKFVYSFEEGNKDMKPLLGGKGANLAEMKKIGLPVPLGFTITTQACNAYYENNKNLGSEMESEIFNFLEDLEKKTGKTFGSIENPLLVSVRSGAVISMPGMMDTVLNLGLNDDTVKGLAELTNNERFAYDSYRRFIQMFGDVVLHIPKYEFDRVLDEIKRKINASSDTELTVDALKDMIKKYKNIIKRQAGINFPNEPKKQLLMSVRAVFDSWNNQRAIIYRNINDIPHDLGTAVNVQSMVFGNMGETSGTGVAFTRNPATGENKVFGEYLLNAQGEDVVAGIRTPQSIDQLKDFMSGKIYNQFMEIAAKLEMHYRDMQDIEFTFEKGNLYLLQTRTGKRTATAAIKVAVDLVAEGKITKEEALMRIDPMQINQLLHPVFDEDELNKANKLAKGLPASPGAASGKVYFSSEHSAQAASNGEKTILVRIETSPEDIEGMNMSQGILTARGGMTSHAAVVARGMGKCCVAGCGELKIDEERKILKVNDEIIKEGEYISLDGNTGNVYKGIIKTKAIELSGNFGKIMQWADEVRRLKIRTNADTPRDAKTAVDFGAEGIGLCRTEHMFFAEARIPIMRQMIVSDTKEDRIKALDRLFDFQKEDFVGIFRAMGERPVTIRLLDPPLHEFLPQNDDDIKVLADNMNIAFQKLKDKVLDLKEFNPMLGHRGCRLAITYPEIYQMQAKAVITAAIEVSKQDGLNIKPEIMIPLVGHAKELEILRKLVDDTAKQTLKENSCELQYYIGTMIEIPRAALTADEVARYADFFSFGTNDLTQMTFGFSRDDAGKFIDEYKNKEIFENDPFTTIDVKGVGSLVRTASKLGRLEKENLKLGICGEHGGDPKSIEFCEEVGLDYVSCSPYRVPIARLAAAQAVIKKNN; translated from the coding sequence ATGACTAAGTTTGTTTATTCTTTTGAAGAAGGAAATAAAGATATGAAGCCACTTTTAGGAGGTAAAGGAGCTAATTTAGCGGAAATGAAGAAAATTGGCTTACCTGTACCTTTAGGTTTTACAATTACAACTCAAGCATGTAATGCTTATTATGAAAACAACAAAAATTTAGGATCGGAAATGGAAAGTGAAATATTTAATTTTTTAGAAGATTTAGAGAAAAAAACAGGCAAAACATTTGGTAGTATTGAAAATCCTTTGTTAGTTTCAGTTAGATCAGGTGCTGTTATATCTATGCCTGGAATGATGGATACAGTTTTGAATTTAGGTTTAAATGATGATACTGTTAAGGGACTAGCTGAACTTACTAATAACGAAAGATTTGCTTATGATAGTTATAGAAGATTTATTCAAATGTTTGGTGATGTAGTTTTACACATACCAAAATATGAATTTGATAGAGTATTAGATGAAATAAAGAGAAAAATAAATGCAAGTAGCGATACTGAATTAACGGTAGATGCATTAAAGGATATGATTAAAAAATATAAGAATATTATTAAAAGACAAGCAGGGATAAATTTCCCAAATGAGCCTAAAAAACAACTACTTATGTCAGTTAGAGCTGTGTTTGATTCATGGAATAATCAAAGAGCAATAATATATAGAAATATAAATGATATACCACATGATTTAGGAACTGCTGTAAATGTGCAATCCATGGTTTTTGGTAATATGGGAGAAACATCAGGTACAGGTGTTGCATTTACAAGAAATCCTGCTACAGGAGAAAACAAAGTATTTGGAGAATATTTATTAAATGCTCAAGGTGAAGATGTGGTTGCAGGGATAAGAACTCCTCAATCTATTGATCAATTAAAAGATTTCATGTCAGGAAAAATATATAATCAATTCATGGAAATAGCAGCTAAATTGGAAATGCATTATAGAGATATGCAAGATATAGAATTTACATTTGAAAAAGGTAATTTATATTTATTACAAACAAGAACAGGTAAAAGAACTGCAACGGCAGCGATAAAGGTAGCAGTTGATTTAGTAGCCGAAGGTAAAATAACTAAAGAAGAAGCATTGATGAGGATAGATCCAATGCAAATCAACCAACTTCTACACCCTGTATTTGACGAGGATGAGCTAAATAAAGCAAATAAATTAGCTAAAGGTTTACCTGCATCACCGGGAGCTGCATCAGGAAAAGTATATTTTTCATCAGAACACTCTGCACAGGCTGCTAGCAATGGTGAAAAAACAATATTGGTTAGAATAGAGACTTCTCCAGAAGATATCGAGGGTATGAATATGTCTCAAGGTATTCTTACTGCTAGAGGAGGAATGACATCACATGCAGCTGTAGTTGCTAGAGGAATGGGTAAATGCTGTGTAGCTGGTTGTGGTGAATTAAAAATAGATGAAGAAAGAAAGATTCTTAAAGTTAATGATGAAATTATAAAAGAAGGAGAATATATATCATTAGACGGTAATACAGGTAATGTATACAAAGGGATCATTAAAACTAAAGCAATAGAGCTTTCAGGCAATTTTGGGAAGATAATGCAATGGGCAGATGAAGTTAGAAGATTAAAAATTAGAACTAATGCAGATACACCAAGAGATGCTAAAACTGCTGTTGATTTTGGAGCAGAAGGTATTGGATTATGTAGAACAGAGCATATGTTCTTTGCTGAGGCTAGAATACCTATTATGAGACAGATGATAGTATCAGATACAAAAGAAGATAGAATAAAAGCACTTGATAGATTATTCGATTTCCAAAAAGAAGATTTTGTAGGTATATTCAGAGCTATGGGTGAAAGACCTGTGACAATAAGATTGTTAGATCCACCATTACATGAATTTTTACCACAAAATGATGACGATATCAAAGTATTAGCAGATAATATGAATATAGCTTTTCAAAAATTAAAAGATAAAGTACTAGATTTAAAAGAATTTAATCCAATGTTGGGTCATAGAGGTTGTAGATTAGCAATAACTTACCCTGAGATATACCAAATGCAAGCTAAAGCTGTAATAACAGCTGCGATAGAGGTATCAAAACAAGATGGATTAAATATAAAACCAGAGATTATGATACCGTTGGTAGGTCATGCAAAAGAACTTGAAATATTAAGAAAGCTTGTTGATGACACTGCAAAACAAACATTAAAAGAAAATTCATGTGAATTACAGTATTATATAGGAACTATGATAGAAATACCTAGAGCGGCTTTGACTGCTGATGAAGTAGCAAGGTATGCAGATTTCTTCTCATTTGGTACAAATGATTTAACACAGATGACATTTGGTTTCTCTAGAGATGATGCTGGTAAATTTATTGATGAGTATAAAAACAAAGAAATATTTGAAAATGATCCTTTTACAACTATAGATGTTAAAGGTGTAGGCAGTTTAGTAAGAACAGCATCCAAATTGGGAAGATTAGAAAAAGAAAACTTAAAGTTAGGTATTTGTGGAGAACATGGTGGAGATCCTAAATCAATAGAATTTTGCGAAGAGGTTGGATTAGATTATGTTTCTTGCTCGCCATATAGAGTGCCAATAGCAAGATTAGCAGCTGCTCAGGCAGTAATAAAAAAGAATAATTAA
- a CDS encoding FAD:protein FMN transferase codes for MKKMTVLIMIISLILCSCVPKQVKKPISKTNLLMGTIVNIELYDDVDDKVFEEIFDRLKDIERKMSVNIEDSEVSKLNKASGNMSVRVSDETYYVVKEGKKYSEISKGNFDISILPLVKLWNIGTDQARIPTKEEIEQKKSLVNYKDIYMDDETKKIELKNKNMALDLGGIAKGYGADEITKILKKHDIKGGIIDLGGNITVYGDKQDGSNWTVGIQNPFEERNNYIGILTVKNQSIVTSGIYERYFEVEGKRYHHILSPFTGYPIENDLGSVTILSDESIKADSLSTSAFALGLEEGMKLLNSIENSEGIFITKDKKIYITDGIKDTFELTDKDFQLIK; via the coding sequence ATGAAAAAAATGACAGTTTTAATAATGATAATTTCTTTAATATTATGTAGTTGTGTACCTAAACAAGTAAAAAAACCTATTTCAAAGACTAACTTACTGATGGGAACTATAGTGAATATTGAATTGTATGATGATGTAGATGATAAAGTTTTTGAGGAAATTTTTGATAGATTGAAGGATATAGAAAGGAAAATGAGTGTTAACATTGAGGATAGTGAAGTATCAAAGCTAAATAAAGCTTCAGGAAATATGAGTGTAAGAGTATCGGATGAAACATACTATGTTGTAAAAGAAGGGAAAAAATATTCAGAGATTTCTAAGGGTAATTTTGATATAAGTATATTACCACTAGTTAAACTTTGGAACATAGGTACAGATCAAGCTAGAATTCCAACAAAAGAAGAAATAGAGCAAAAAAAATCTCTAGTTAACTACAAAGATATATATATGGATGATGAAACAAAAAAAATAGAACTTAAAAATAAGAATATGGCTTTGGATTTAGGAGGAATAGCTAAAGGATATGGAGCTGATGAAATTACAAAAATATTGAAGAAACATGATATTAAAGGTGGAATAATAGACCTTGGAGGAAATATTACAGTTTATGGCGATAAGCAAGATGGGAGTAATTGGACAGTGGGAATACAAAATCCCTTTGAAGAGAGAAATAATTATATTGGAATATTAACAGTAAAAAATCAGTCTATTGTTACATCTGGTATATATGAGAGATACTTCGAAGTAGAAGGTAAAAGATATCATCACATTTTAAGTCCATTTACCGGATATCCTATTGAAAATGACTTGGGAAGTGTTACTATTTTGAGTGATGAATCTATAAAAGCGGATTCGCTATCTACTTCAGCTTTTGCATTAGGTTTAGAGGAAGGTATGAAACTTCTAAATAGTATAGAGAATTCGGAAGGGATATTTATAACAAAAGATAAAAAAATATATATAACTGATGGAATTAAGGATACATTTGAACTAACAGACAAGGATTTTCAGTTGATTAAGTAG
- a CDS encoding NusG domain II-containing protein, whose protein sequence is MRRLDIIVVIAILILSGGFYLVNDLINNEKYDYNFAKITVDGKIYKTIELIDDNYYEKIVIQKKAYKNVIEIKGKTVRMLESNCRDKVCIKMGMIDEPGEIIVCLPNKIVIEIVGNQKRDIDGLAY, encoded by the coding sequence ATGAGGAGATTAGATATAATAGTTGTAATTGCAATATTAATACTTTCTGGTGGTTTTTATCTTGTAAATGATTTAATTAATAATGAAAAATATGACTATAATTTTGCTAAGATTACTGTTGATGGGAAAATATATAAAACTATAGAGTTAATTGATGACAATTATTATGAAAAGATTGTTATACAAAAGAAAGCATATAAGAATGTAATTGAGATAAAAGGAAAAACAGTTAGAATGCTGGAATCAAATTGTAGAGATAAAGTATGTATTAAAATGGGTATGATAGATGAACCCGGTGAAATTATTGTTTGTCTGCCTAATAAGATTGTTATTGAAATAGTTGGGAATCAAAAAAGAGATATAGACGGATTGGCATATTAG
- a CDS encoding Gx transporter family protein, translating to MSKTKKLVFISLLIAQAMILSFIENSIPFSLSIMGAKLGLANIISLTALYMFGIKEALIIVFMRTFITDILFGSMQRFLFSISGGILSVIIMYIVLKIFKDRISIIGVSVFGALFHSIGQIAMAAVVIQNIKIAVYLPYLGGISVVTGIFVGISSKYMLLAIRKVKP from the coding sequence ATGAGCAAAACAAAAAAATTAGTATTCATATCATTATTGATAGCACAAGCAATGATATTAAGTTTCATAGAAAATAGCATTCCATTTAGTCTATCAATAATGGGTGCAAAATTAGGATTAGCAAATATCATAAGTCTAACAGCTTTATATATGTTTGGAATAAAAGAAGCATTGATAATAGTTTTTATGAGAACATTTATAACTGATATTCTTTTTGGATCTATGCAAAGGTTTTTGTTCAGTATTTCGGGTGGAATATTAAGTGTAATAATAATGTATATAGTACTAAAGATATTTAAAGATAGAATAAGTATAATAGGAGTAAGTGTATTTGGAGCATTATTTCATAGTATAGGACAAATAGCCATGGCTGCTGTAGTGATTCAAAATATAAAAATAGCAGTATATTTACCTTATTTAGGTGGGATATCAGTAGTAACAGGTATTTTTGTTGGAATTAGCTCAAAATATATGCTTTTAGCTATAAGAAAAGTTAAACCCTGA
- a CDS encoding M20 family metallopeptidase, with the protein MKATVQKYIREFKNELIELSNYIHANPEFGHEEFKSCKAHKDILSKYGFEIEDNYLDMQTAFKAVYNSNKKGPTIAYLAEYDALPGIGHGCGHNILGTTSTGSGIVLSKLIDELGGKVIVFGTPAEETNGAKVDMANNGAFDEVDIVLMAHPADEYYKSGKSLAMEAIEFTFKGKTAHAASEPEEGINALDAAINTFNNINALREHIKYDSRIHGIIKEGGKAANIVPDLAIAQFYVRATTKTYLTKLVEKVKNCARGASLAAGTELEITNYEASYDNLVTNNILNNLFEEKIKDMGIKNIFEPKEGFGSIDAGNVSHVCPTIHPYFSISPRKVVGHTVEFAKAAVSTYAYEQMCKTIGALVLVAVDIIKDKQLLADIKNEFVNAHK; encoded by the coding sequence TTGAAAGCTACTGTTCAAAAATATATTAGAGAGTTCAAAAATGAACTTATTGAGTTAAGTAATTATATTCACGCTAATCCGGAATTTGGGCATGAAGAATTTAAATCCTGCAAAGCGCATAAAGATATATTATCAAAGTATGGATTTGAAATAGAAGACAATTATTTAGATATGCAAACAGCATTTAAGGCAGTATATAATAGTAATAAAAAAGGGCCAACTATTGCATATTTAGCTGAGTATGATGCACTTCCAGGGATAGGTCATGGGTGTGGACATAATATATTAGGAACGACTAGTACAGGCTCAGGAATAGTTCTCAGTAAACTTATTGATGAACTTGGAGGAAAAGTTATAGTGTTTGGTACACCGGCAGAAGAGACTAACGGTGCTAAGGTTGATATGGCTAATAATGGAGCTTTTGATGAAGTAGATATAGTGCTTATGGCACATCCTGCTGATGAGTACTATAAAAGCGGTAAATCATTAGCAATGGAGGCTATTGAGTTTACATTTAAGGGGAAGACTGCACATGCTGCTTCAGAACCTGAAGAAGGGATTAATGCATTAGATGCAGCTATAAATACATTTAATAATATAAACGCTTTGAGAGAGCATATAAAGTATGATTCGAGAATACATGGTATTATTAAAGAGGGCGGAAAGGCAGCAAATATAGTGCCTGATTTAGCAATAGCACAATTTTATGTAAGAGCTACAACTAAAACGTATTTAACTAAGTTAGTAGAAAAAGTCAAAAACTGTGCAAGAGGAGCTTCATTAGCTGCTGGTACTGAATTAGAAATAACAAACTATGAAGCATCATATGATAATCTAGTAACAAATAATATATTAAATAATTTGTTTGAAGAAAAAATTAAAGATATGGGTATAAAAAATATTTTTGAACCTAAGGAAGGATTTGGTTCAATAGATGCAGGTAATGTAAGTCATGTATGTCCAACAATTCATCCATATTTCAGCATTAGTCCAAGGAAAGTTGTAGGACATACGGTAGAATTTGCAAAAGCTGCAGTATCTACATATGCTTATGAACAAATGTGTAAGACTATAGGAGCATTAGTTTTAGTTGCTGTTGATATAATAAAGGACAAGCAGTTACTAGCTGATATAAAAAATGAATTTGTTAATGCACATAAGTAA
- a CDS encoding DUF362 domain-containing protein — MINIVSLDKCNNYEYSKVKDSILKSFDNLGGIEKYINKKDRVLLKLNLVIKKSPDKAATTHPTFVKALAEVLIEYGAEVIIGDSPGGPFNKAILKSIYNTCQISNIAEETGAKLNFNTNSMQVSFPDGKLLKRLTVTQMLEDVDKVISVSKLKTHCMMLFTGAVKNQFGIIPGSLKSEYHFKMPEVKDFADALVDICLYANPVLSFMDGIVGMEGDGPTSGNPRQIGAVIASNSPYHLDVVASSIINIDAKKIPTINSCINRGICSGSLDDIKLVGDNIDDFMIKDFKMPIIRCVDFVSDRFPQFVSSLCNKLLQPKPIFIHDDCTGCGKCANSCPPKIIEMKDNRPVVDLDNCIRCFCCHELCPKKAIEIYRPPLMRLLSKL, encoded by the coding sequence ATGATTAATATTGTTTCGTTAGATAAATGCAATAACTACGAATATTCAAAAGTAAAAGACAGCATACTTAAAAGCTTTGACAATCTAGGTGGAATAGAAAAATATATAAATAAAAAGGACAGAGTTTTGTTAAAACTTAATTTAGTTATCAAAAAAAGCCCAGATAAAGCAGCTACTACACATCCTACTTTTGTCAAAGCTCTCGCTGAAGTTTTGATTGAATACGGTGCTGAAGTAATTATAGGTGACAGTCCAGGAGGACCTTTTAACAAAGCTATTCTTAAGAGTATATACAATACGTGTCAAATTTCTAATATTGCTGAAGAAACTGGAGCAAAATTAAATTTCAACACAAATTCAATGCAGGTTTCATTTCCTGATGGAAAACTGTTAAAGCGTCTTACTGTAACTCAAATGTTAGAAGATGTAGACAAGGTTATTTCTGTATCAAAACTAAAAACTCATTGTATGATGTTGTTTACAGGCGCAGTTAAAAATCAATTTGGCATTATTCCTGGTTCTCTAAAGAGTGAGTACCATTTTAAAATGCCTGAGGTTAAAGATTTCGCGGATGCACTAGTTGACATTTGTTTGTATGCTAATCCAGTTTTATCATTTATGGATGGTATTGTTGGTATGGAAGGTGATGGTCCTACAAGCGGTAATCCTCGACAAATCGGTGCTGTCATTGCCTCTAATAGTCCTTATCATTTAGATGTAGTAGCCTCTAGTATAATTAATATTGACGCTAAAAAAATACCAACTATAAATAGTTGTATTAATCGCGGGATATGTTCTGGGTCACTTGATGATATAAAATTGGTTGGTGATAATATAGATGATTTTATGATAAAAGATTTTAAAATGCCTATTATTCGATGTGTAGATTTTGTTAGCGATAGATTTCCACAATTTGTTTCAAGCTTATGCAATAAACTTTTACAGCCTAAACCTATATTTATACATGATGACTGTACTGGTTGTGGTAAATGCGCTAATAGTTGTCCACCAAAAATAATTGAAATGAAGGATAATCGCCCAGTCGTAGATTTGGATAACTGCATAAGATGTTTTTGCTGTCATGAACTTTGTCCAAAGAAAGCAATAGAAATATATAGACCACCTTTAATGAGATTATTGTCAAAATTATAA